A region of Epinephelus moara isolate mb chromosome 15, YSFRI_EMoa_1.0, whole genome shotgun sequence DNA encodes the following proteins:
- the LOC126402029 gene encoding inosine-uridine preferring nucleoside hydrolase-like, whose protein sequence is MKKLILDVDTGVDDAQAIMLALAAPDVEILGITCCHGNTPLENVLKNTLRVLKVCNRLDIPVYKGCSKPLLARKQHAGDYHGKDGLGDVPDPDAPGLELLQKRNAVKALIKMVKANPGEVTLVATAPLTNLAVAVQLEPSLPEKLKALYIMGGNMESRGNTTACGEFNFVADSEAAYIVLDRYTCPTYIATWEFTCRNSLPWSFCGPWLDMKTEKAAFMKKITHLSMTKARSAEYQKEITAGKGFNSCDTYALAAAIDDTLITESEKVAVTVELEGTYTQGMMVLDYMEQLKKKHKAVIMKKVDLEKFKKMLMNSLK, encoded by the exons ATGAAGAAGTTAATCCTCGATGTGGACACAGGTGTGGATGATGCCCAGGCCATCATGTTGGCCCTGGCGGCCCCCGATGTGGAGATTTTGGGAATCACctgctgccatggcaacacaCCCCTGGAGAATGTCCTCAAGAACACACTGCGTGTCCTGAAAGTCTGCAACAGGCTGGAT ATCCCAGTGTATAAAGGCTGCTCAAAGCCCCTGCTGGCCCGTAAACAACATGCTGGAGATTACCACGGGAAGGACGGGCTGGGTGACGTCCCAGATCCAGATGCTCCaggtctggagctgctgcagaagAGAAACGCTGTGAAGGCCCTGATCAAGATGGTGAAAGCGAACCCTGGAGAG GTGACTCTAGTGGCTACAGCGCCCCTCACTAACCTGGCTGTCGCAGTGCAACTGGAGCCTTCCCTCCCTGAGAAACTGAAGGCGCTCTACATCATGGGTGGAAACATGGAAT ccaggGGTAACACCACAGCGTGTGGAGAGTTTAACTTTGTagctgactctgaggctgcctACATTGTGCTGGACCGCTACACCTGCCCCACCTACATCGCCACATGGGAGTTCACCTGCAGGAACAGCCTGCCGTGG TCTTTCTGTGGCCCTTGGCTGGACATGAAAACCGAAAAAGCTGCATTCATGAAAAAGATTACACACCTTTCAATGACG AAAGCGAGGTCAGCAGAATATCAGAAGGAGATTACAGCAGGCAAAGGGTTTAATTCCTGTGACACCTATGCTTTGGCTGCCGCCATCGATGACACACTCATAACTGAGAGTGAAAAG GTCGCAGTTACAGTGGAGCTGGAGGGGACCTACACCCAAGGCATGATGGTGCTTGACTACATGGAGCAGCTCAAGAAGAAACACAAGGCTGTCATCATGAAGAAAGTCGACctggagaaatttaaaaaaatgctcaTGAATTCACTGAAGTAG
- the LOC126401897 gene encoding protein-tyrosine kinase 2-beta-like, producing MSGDTSTLSWRSVSPTSQSDSSDLSPSATVTRDGIFPVKIIKVCFLSNSSNLGKNFKLVRCEEGWTVKDVVKVVLSSGCVGPDIKYTLCYGLLLKHLKSSVIHWLHPDLTVSELTQRYEQQHLEAEWRYDLRIRYIPSDFLEKFKDDRTTMLYFYQQVRSDYMQQYASKVSDGMALQLGCLEIRRFYKDMNPNGLEKKSNFELLEKDVGLDLFFPRELIDSMKAKQLRRLIQQTFQGYSTLKQDQCMARFFTTLAQCHSYTQESFACQLVHGWSLTIDLVIGPDGISQQIENSTPVCLATFSQVRSISCSAESDGRALLTVNIEGAKQPLSVNTSSLAMAENMADLIDGYCRLEGSSERSLITRPSKGRDARQKLPDIPKPVVSTGPSKGSDIYAEIPEGTADTGEKYRISRDDIVVGRILGEGFFGEVHDGVYKSPTGERINVAIKTCKDCSAEVKEKFLSEAGLMKNLDHPHIVRLIGVIEVDPVWIVMELYEHGELGSYLLEEKYILTTATLILYCLQICKALAYLEGLNMVHRDIAVRNILVASPECVKLGDFGLSRYVDEQEYYKASVSRLPIKWMAPESINFRRFTTASDVWMFGVCVWEIFSMAQQPFFWLENGQVINQLESGVRLPKSQQCPPPVYSLLTRCWSYEPHGRPTFSQLVCSFSDIHRMELEQGSRRDRPCSTALTFNPNLTTEPPPKPSRVQGNTLPRITNIQGKNRDTRPVWEKEKEQVEDTLQRQRREMLMDKQWLEQEERQLDLVVRVDTHLKPPKKSPENGPPEKPPMPPTITQPRPTAELDRSGDQVYLSVMAMVKQVVQLKNDVNTLPASEYPNAVKTVGITLRSLIQSVDEILPSLHSSITTEIEGTKKLLNKDLGELINKMRLAQQNSVTSLKEECQRQMLAAAHTLALDSKNLLDAVDQARVRANLAKPKPVSQEAEDPGE from the exons atgtcggGTGACACCAGCACCCTGTCCTGGAGGAGCGTGTCTCCCACCAGCCAGTCAGATTCCTCGGATCTGTCTCCCTCGGCAACTGTCACCAGGGACGGCATCTTCCCGGTGAAGATCATCAAAGTGTGTTTCCTTAGCAACAGCTCCAACCTGGGCAAGAACTTCAAACTGGTCCGCTGTGAGGAGGGATGGACTGTCAAG GATGTTGTTAAAGTGGTGTTGTCCAGTGGCTGTGTGGGTCCAGACATAAAATACACCTTATGCTACGGCCTTCTACTCAAACACCTCAAGTCCTCGGTGATACACTGGCTGCACCCAGACCTGACTGTGTCTGAACTCACCCAGCGCTACGAGCAGCAGCACCTAGAAGCTGAGTGGAG ATATGACCTGAGGATCAGATACATCCCATCAGACTTCTTGGAGAAATTTAAAGATGACAGAACCACGATGCTGTACTTTTACCAGCAG GTACGAAGTGACTATATGCAGCAGTATGCCTCAAAAGTCAGCGATGGGATGGCTCTACAGCTTGGTTGTCTGGAAATTAG GAGATTCTACAAAGACATGAATCCAAACGGACTGGAGAAAAAGTCCAACTTTGAGCTATTAGA GAAGGACGTAGGGCTGGACCTGTTCTTTCCCAGAGAGCTGATTGACAGCATGAAG gCCAAACAGTTACGTCGGCTCATCCAGCAGACGTTCCAGGGCTACTCCACTCTGAAGCAGGACCAGTGCATGGCCCGGTTCTTCACCACTCTGGCTCAGTGCCACAGCTACACACAGGAGAGCTTCGCCTGCCAGCTAGTG CACGGTTGGAGTCTAACAATAGACCTGGTCATCGGCCCTGACGGCATCAGTCAGCAAATAGAAAACTCCACG CCTGTCTGTTTGGCCACATTCTCTCAGGTGCGCAGTATCTCCTGCTCTGCTGAGAGTGACGGTCGGGCTCTGCTCACTGTAAACATAGAGGGAGCCAAACAG CCGCTGTCAGTGAACACCTCCTCTCTGGCTATGGCGGAAAACATGGCCGACCTGATCGACGGCTACTGTCGGCTGGAAGGCAGCTCTGAGAGGTCACTCATTACCAGGCCCAGCAAAG GGAGAGACGCAAGACAGAAACTACCTGACATCCCAAAACC TGTTGTTTCCACTGGTCCCAGCAAAG GTTCGGACATTTATGCTGAGATTCCAGAGGGCACAGCAGACACTGGTG AGAAGTACAGGATCTCCAGAGATGACATTGTCGTGGGTCGAATCCTGGGTGAGGGATTCTTCGGAGAGGTTCACGATGGAGTTTATAAAAGCCCC actGGAGAGAGGATCAATGTGGCCATCAAAACCTGTAAGGACTGTTCGGCTGAGGTGAAGGAGAAGTTTCTCAGTGAAGCTG GCTTGATGAAAAATCTGGATCATCCCCACATTGTGCGACTGATCGGAGTCATTGAAGTCGATCCTGTCTGGATCGTCATGGAGCTCTATGAGCAtggagag CTGGGGAGCTATCTCCTGGAGGAGAAGTACATCCTGACCACGGCAACTTTGATCCTGTACTGTTTACAAATCTGCAAAGCCTTGGCTTACCTGGAGGGACTCAATATGGTGCACAG AGATATAGCGGTGAGAAACATCTTGGTGGCTTCTCCTGAATGCGTCAAGCTTGGTGACTTTGGTCTGTCTCGCTATGTTGACGAACAAGAGTATTACAAag CCTCAGTCAGTCGATTACCGATCAAATGGATGGCACCAGAGTCCATCAACTTCAGACGCTTCACCACAGCTAGCGATGTCTGGATGTTTG gtgtgtgtgtatgggagaTCTTCTCCATGGCCCAGCAGCCATTCTTCTGGCTGGAGAACGGGCAGGTGATCAACCAGCTGGAGTCTGGAGTTCGACTCCCTAAATCGCAGCAATGCCCACCCCCGGTCTACTCCCTGCTCACCCGCTGCTGGTCCTACGAGCCGCACGGCCGGCCCACCTTCAGCCAGCTCGTCTGCTCCTTCAG TGACATCCACAGGATGGAGTTGGAGCAGGGGTCGAGGCGAGACAGACCGTGCTCCACCGCATTGACATTTAACCCAAACCTCACCACAGAGCCTCCACCCAAG CCATCCAGAGTACAAGGCAACACCCTTCCTCGAATCACAAACATACAG ggaaaAAACAGAGATACCCGGCCAGtgtgggagaaagagaaagagcaagTGGAGGacactttacaaagacaaagaagagaGATGCTGATGGATAAACAGTGGCTGGAGCAAGAGGAGAGACAACTG GACCTGGTTGTGCGAGTGGATACACACCTCAAG CCACCCAAAAAAAGCCCAGAAAATG GTCCTCCAGAGAAGCCACCAATGCCTCCCACAATCACACAG CCTCGGCCCACAGCTGAGCTGGACCGATCAGGTGACCAGGTTTACCTCAGCGTCATGGCGATGGTGAAACAGGTGGTCCAGCTGAAGAATGATGTCAACACACTGCCAGCCTCTGAGTATCCCAACGCTGTCAAA ACGGTTGGTATCACTCTCCGTAGCCTGATCCAAAGTGTCGACGAGATCCTGCCCTCTCTGCACAGCTCCATTACAACAGAG aTCGAGGGCACTAAGAAATTGCTGAACAAGGATTTAGGGGAGCTGATCAACAAGATGCGACTGGCCCAGCAGAACTCCGTAACGTCGCTGAAGGAGGAATGTCAGCGGCAGATGCTGGCAGCCGCTCACACTCTGGCACTGGATTCTAAAAACCTGTTGGACGCTGTGGACCAGGCTCGAGTCAGGGCCAACCTGGCCAAGCCCAAACCTGTCTCACAAGAAGCAGAGGATCCTGGGGAATGA